In the Prochlorococcus sp. MIT 1307 genome, one interval contains:
- a CDS encoding antibiotic biosynthesis monooxygenase family protein gives MPTFDNSTPFILIARIQVKPGKVEEYLELATKTDAAVEASEPGMLHHTFDQDPDNPLCFTWSEVYKNDNAFLAHLANPPVGEYLKGHAKLGDSFTVEVYGTVGNKCKAAMEATGLPLKIFESKCGYSRV, from the coding sequence ATGCCGACATTTGATAATTCAACTCCTTTTATCCTTATTGCTCGTATTCAAGTTAAGCCAGGCAAGGTTGAGGAATATTTAGAGCTAGCAACTAAAACTGATGCCGCTGTAGAAGCTTCTGAACCAGGAATGTTGCATCACACTTTTGACCAGGATCCAGACAACCCTCTTTGCTTTACATGGTCAGAGGTGTACAAAAATGATAATGCGTTCCTTGCACACCTCGCTAATCCACCTGTTGGAGAATATTTAAAAGGGCACGCAAAACTAGGTGATAGTTTCACCGTAGAGGTATATGGAACTGTAGGGAATAAATGCAAAGCTGCTATGGAGGCAACTGGTCTACCTTTGAAAATCTTTGAAAGCAAATGTGGATATAGCCGGGTATAA
- a CDS encoding thermonuclease family protein, whose product MTAKPYPVPAEATRGYLNGLVTVEEVAIRLANKDRYCRAVVEISMNNVNIQEHLVEKRFARVYKRSADQCP is encoded by the coding sequence GTGACTGCAAAGCCTTATCCAGTTCCAGCCGAAGCAACACGGGGTTACCTCAATGGTTTAGTAACTGTAGAAGAGGTTGCTATTAGGCTTGCTAATAAAGACAGGTATTGCAGGGCTGTTGTTGAGATATCAATGAATAACGTAAATATCCAAGAACATCTTGTTGAAAAGAGATTCGCTCGTGTCTACAAAAGGTCAGCGGATCAATGCCCTTAA
- a CDS encoding DUF1651 domain-containing protein: protein MNPEGWLADPKGMWLLLFHKDPMSWQRWPKFYMDKWSVTPVGTPCTLKSRRKVELEPALETWNELIQNGWRKVNDEFGEAA from the coding sequence ATGAACCCTGAAGGATGGCTTGCTGATCCAAAAGGTATGTGGCTACTGCTCTTTCATAAAGATCCGATGTCTTGGCAGCGATGGCCCAAGTTCTACATGGACAAGTGGAGTGTCACTCCTGTTGGCACTCCTTGCACCTTAAAAAGCAGAAGGAAAGTCGAGTTAGAACCTGCCTTAGAGACGTGGAATGAACTTATTCAAAACGGTTGGAGGAAAGTTAATGACGAATTTGGAGAAGCAGCATGA
- a CDS encoding DUF2905 family protein, with the protein MSKEENSTFYFPVVSGIAISLLISTP; encoded by the coding sequence ATTTCAAAGGAAGAAAACTCAACTTTTTATTTCCCAGTCGTTAGTGGTATCGCTATTAGTTTACTTATTTCGACTCCTTAA
- a CDS encoding DUF3764 family protein has product MRTTTIVGVAAAAIGVLTGSQLPSGVVSAPISITTFKIKVPFDQWASGFDSKEADQMHKANSIKPLFRGVNIDDPSQVVVIHQSRPGSVEKILSENKKMMEAGGHIMRTTQTTNWVFQ; this is encoded by the coding sequence ATGAGAACCACTACAATTGTTGGAGTAGCTGCTGCTGCTATTGGAGTTTTGACTGGTAGTCAACTCCCAAGCGGGGTTGTTTCTGCTCCAATTTCTATAACTACTTTCAAAATCAAAGTTCCATTTGATCAATGGGCTTCAGGCTTCGATAGCAAAGAAGCTGATCAGATGCATAAAGCCAATTCTATTAAGCCCCTATTTAGAGGTGTCAATATCGATGACCCAAGTCAGGTTGTTGTAATTCACCAGTCGAGACCAGGTTCCGTTGAAAAGATCCTTTCAGAAAATAAAAAAATGATGGAAGCAGGTGGCCATATTATGAGAACCACTCAAACAACGAATTGGGTATTCCAGTAG
- a CDS encoding trigger factor family protein — protein MSKQALKVKINELADNKVVVDIEVPADRCKSSYEAAIARMGSSIRLPGFRPGKVPKPVIIQQIGITRIKASALEKLIDQVWKEAIAQESIEPVSEAQLKEELQSLVDRFNPNENVSFTLETEVSPAKKKG, from the coding sequence ATGAGCAAGCAGGCATTGAAAGTAAAAATCAATGAATTGGCTGATAACAAAGTAGTTGTTGATATTGAAGTACCAGCAGACCGCTGTAAGTCGAGTTATGAAGCTGCTATAGCCCGTATGGGTAGCAGTATAAGACTTCCGGGCTTTCGTCCAGGGAAAGTCCCTAAGCCCGTCATTATTCAGCAGATTGGTATAACACGAATAAAAGCATCAGCACTAGAGAAACTCATCGACCAGGTTTGGAAAGAAGCCATCGCCCAAGAATCAATCGAACCTGTTTCTGAGGCACAGTTAAAAGAAGAACTCCAATCTTTAGTTGATCGCTTCAACCCTAATGAAAACGTCTCGTTTACTCTCGAAACCGAAGTTTCGCCAGCAAAGAAGAAGGGTTGA
- a CDS encoding DUF1330 domain-containing protein, producing MTTELICFFWLGIAALLLNAGLSSQALPLFWLVLPLVARLLLKASIQKLLKGKALTSLRLLNFPSKEVASNTYKKGDYQELSKLRWTNSSDPNITIMNGSISH from the coding sequence ATGACTACAGAACTCATTTGCTTTTTCTGGCTTGGAATCGCAGCGTTGCTTCTGAATGCTGGACTATCTTCTCAAGCTCTTCCACTCTTTTGGTTAGTTCTTCCATTGGTAGCAAGGTTGCTGCTAAAGGCTTCGATACAAAAACTATTGAAGGGAAAGGCGCTCACCTCGCTGCGATTATTGAATTTCCCCTCTAAAGAAGTAGCTTCAAATACTTATAAAAAAGGCGACTATCAAGAGTTAAGTAAATTACGCTGGACTAACTCTTCTGATCCCAATATCACGATTATGAATGGTTCGATATCTCACTAA
- a CDS encoding 2'-5' RNA ligase family protein: MARLNKGFWLWCEFSSVDTEYIIEIQNKVQNELRGPEFKIHLTLAGPFDQITHSSIDGIRTYCSQKSPIEVKLFKYDYQEKFFQSFFIAVLQSKELDGLRNAMFKINNQKPTYPYLPHISLAYGNYKKTVKENLIASLPCLNNSIDIDKVSIVEIGEDINLWKVSERFSFSTAALV; encoded by the coding sequence ATGGCTAGACTAAATAAAGGCTTTTGGCTTTGGTGTGAGTTTTCTTCTGTAGACACTGAGTACATAATTGAGATTCAAAATAAAGTCCAAAACGAGCTTAGAGGTCCAGAATTCAAAATCCATTTGACCTTGGCTGGTCCATTCGATCAGATCACTCATTCCTCAATCGATGGAATAAGAACCTATTGCAGTCAAAAATCTCCAATTGAGGTCAAACTCTTTAAGTACGACTATCAGGAGAAGTTCTTTCAATCATTTTTTATTGCTGTACTTCAATCAAAAGAATTAGATGGTCTGAGAAATGCAATGTTTAAAATTAATAATCAAAAGCCAACGTATCCCTACTTACCTCATATAAGCCTGGCATATGGCAATTATAAAAAGACAGTCAAAGAGAATTTAATTGCTTCGCTTCCTTGCCTAAACAATTCTATTGACATTGACAAGGTTTCTATTGTTGAGATAGGTGAGGACATAAACCTTTGGAAAGTATCAGAGCGTTTTTCTTTCAGTACTGCGGCTCTCGTTTGA